One Besnoitia besnoiti strain Bb-Ger1 chromosome VIII, whole genome shotgun sequence DNA segment encodes these proteins:
- a CDS encoding hypothetical protein (encoded by transcript BESB_083410): protein MNESSLPSPSLDSSTVEVDSAPTDSRENPSAPATQSCNLGDADCVAENTVDELEGDMSSANGVALQASWGEAPDGPPVARVQPADDFSSPDSSFLSSSHFSLSSSVAQQLDASVPNNASPAESQAAAQASPRVSASSPEIVENPNQPSPYPRSPTPVNTHSPPASPVCPSVAPDVSSSAAPSAGATPKAPEQFSFSSFGDVQQSSGEPLRSSVGSPPQGSLDPLASSVSSVGALFQPQAECARESGAEALRMSPAGSPAVDGAVPASAPMKAPVVCPEYFEIYTPVSFPSMVEDAENLLSQLPGSAAGSLRSSLVSSFSAAWGGSLLQSRRQTTSSGPALSLGGNRGSLSSLMAGRSSAFFPSLNTSNRQSLDSALSSGTDTSDTAAVFLSRLQSAGGDPTPGPSAAGLNESAQGSSAPLAFCRASGEMEKLVRACRQASFEGSLLQAPLAALKTADTKVTERLPRTVKTAHLASPVEGAKETVSEVFHHEERRHSRSLDQEAAEDAVGEGEFSHLLADAAAEMREGERRRERGEGNRGASPRARQEDDEHLQSFLHQVSSLLNRSEGALSRDTTEKQRGESTGRRRLSMPGFLGSQAPEHFSDSRNREASMPHLSRKEGDEEWRFSGLSALRESENAKPSPSRFDRGTGHHGAQRQSPEGSLAWHAGEAPDANDSHLSSHQVRKYLGTGMHAVEGSEAASGATRQESGEVLYPLVFEYERDLDSILEGLSGSQHVRLEDARRFPQSEETEAKRAASSCSSREVNAESLMPSKVAIFDSQRLTGRGVSPRIHEETRLVLGVQSLGDRYRQRGLRLAANFAAPEVSANAALKPVSELRRTPRNPELRAANVAQRPESRSPSRPAVTRCPVSHGRPSASLWSPGAPQPALAPTEGVTGPQGSPVCALPGPGGLVPSPSPSSLMPPSCLPPYDPTRGAPPQPVWSPPLAIYSSPPPLPGWVVAHPPPSPPPPCSPSSSASVNGESDEVRSPAAASPSSASSQGEMPVWGSCADQTGALFVSGEELSQLWKEARYSTALLDYVSAIFRRMTEFRSLLSTERSGTEPYRPAPPAPGAGGGAGENQKDAEELVGEREIADFWMAYASLQSDPYVHGVQPSASRGSANSSTVPPVELHLDAGRLARVVGGPSGLLDLVRFTRLVALMDGDIPHSLQSAAGLLRLRLIFLYFSDLPIASARLRTREQGPGGHILEPELADHRRVGAEKKSKLVEWREWNWQGFRHALLHTPAVTQGGVASCPSSLQAALTALGKSGRCVATFADFHALVARLIVRGTSRLFRINLFRMDNGAEGPQRVPRFPLESLPYPPAIIRRRIVCCTVPECPCQQGGACATAAAAEARAAGAQGPLGRQPRASASWIGQHDLEASPVDTDPNALRVQSLTLPGPSVPSVSPPALLPQASQAAVLPPLPAAPVASMQLALPSRVLPATLPLHAVQASPLPRPVLLQAASVLRPPPVVPPLGAPVILQGPKEMIPALLQRASFVSNVSVAPSLDGAAAPPLQHVYPPSGVVAAGPRREGPAGVLLHAQNFLVPAPLRLPAPSSCSASSALPASGPPLGAAFRGEETGAAVPFPSAPEENCSSVHVYSDEVSSLLLPFPEPLLGAGSPAEAGALRGGLAAANAGGPPGSAEAGRGETFGDRFGEPHMVGNHCGAAAHDRTLPESLGKHAEGSGQLHFFSPSLALSGQTLDSPKFSAAPALDRRALCAPQRVSAASAAAAEGSAPRGLEGLPPGARLVAEVCYEARHKQFFDSVHLVGSDLKSLPVLGVREFDEETGRLKPDAEHLEDRDGARGTAVRCPSTRKTLLDPGAQREDSISPRSAFLPPAAPSLPSSTALQPGGAERQLLKLAGSGAADESSLPGPVGGLVIAATPLAAPASSRLSGYVFPPRVPSLAQSLACEKEPRTLSPQLRRGAFAPADKPLLPRPLRSACPGSSTAALHTQSAASLSSLRDPRAAGSADARFSSTSNVPSASPETGEPAVLARPRLASPAAHSPLHVHRPSRPEKTVGDLRRLTPGERQPESPRATRREESKEQSVGRLGPAGTAIDMPHREAPAADKASAERRQFCSAPGAGGEGRREALEKTLRVHASSHGPSVSTTTKETAGTRREANGEGEGILAPAERDGLERGLRLAGFERYCILQRLRGAAPRAPQESASGSEDVRGLFLRYELGRTESDLAETLFAPFLYTFCFLLERQTSQQRTLASHGLPLSSQSPSQPQSPSLYALGVLRVLQDAYALLTQAATVHSPASSPPASLADSRACEVALEFASRVAQQLSPAPFRPGRLVAFLCCLHWLRERGRTAKSHLGAGARERDIEEEDRETGYSLLPYLPFSLGGVTPEAREVALVVGSSVRVVMRHLELLGFDFSSPALAGPSTGDKERSRETSGAHPICEEASDSEKEANVSCHETVPVKNFVKPSCIPTDDQFERRMATRTTAGDARGWSALSAATSHFGEPGRLNSRDESHLTRFFSTSRQGSRVSTEAAEDSNVRETLQGAAPALSSCLASAPAAASRPAAPASSFPPLPPVSSSFLRHALPKRGPSVGENERERSLGFASFASVESLQEPRPRSRGGEPTFTNATAQAALGAAERETCRRTRREAGRLEGDVEGEDAKTGEDIEGADEAGRHISASARREKTSFLPTLHPLLPELGLRAVAQGAGASSSRLSSRASRSGSAMDDGRLVSASFFAGCQENAGACASTESLQERSSRSASAATAGACESLPDIQPSDGLPRRRLTPNSPQEPAHIASVAFSSSQGRHVSQSTDRISGGFAARFEENPGLLAAPAPTREAGDIVALRSLSSVASANSSRLAGDLEAARAALPPSSERGAERERIGKRHDELRHHGAARTHSSQSLLSASVGSRVHDIPETPPLRDCGLTSRSGRLERGCPTLVELLNGAASAESLLSASRFSDCGRQGSFGSQERDARAGLGEEAAKPHSDTRAGNSKRAEEDLASSQPSEERASSAARDGKISLSEPHRSSLPLRRSPSVVVRTPPAAGLGERLEAGDRGQVGVRGGERGGAGSQRRRQGSGESDVDASFSGASPLEAILDAERELSLGVPLSLAYASAHSHTPRRDEDSRSRGPHVELRGQETGNGQVDSATPPYSPSALSGSLAEFFLGVRQSSSASLPCFDCAALPPQLYSPLSLNVSQETHAREEKHGEAASLPGQMLFHSIPERPPPHVEILAHDEESERRANSFEDTTAQEGREEATMPLSPVISAVSAEDSRAGTAAELCVSLPDVTPRAHPRTPSLAASVPSLSLSSASGTGAPARGAAEAHSVSPLEASLSSLVEIYSDRKTPHSELPTPMRQEEASAEAAKNEDNACHLVGICGEVAAPPSSLQRLVGSRNNLEAPRDGDIQGATAAIAHAAAAQAFKAALENETSRCLQAGRLAVAAAAAAAAAGMWDRQKREGGEERETEQSEEEEEDRERHQARSTAPSFWAKRSAAAAAQSEGDGAPEEVASTKRDRDEFVTPQASENCDIGSFSDGAPDALSEGTTVEAHAAPRSRQAAEDHENEREVSALTVLEASARAQGRPAEADALEEGGSGAGDSLGLSRLSQLTTTPKLETPSSDATGDVAQDGKAGKPDTTREVYRGGKLGEGAERGDIFGRHSWNLTVSTDDAHDGEETGRRERVKGPFSASLHTHEEVDNEDVSPSPDLLIAAEQN, encoded by the exons ATGAACGAAAGCTCTCTGCCGAGCCCCTCGCTCGACAGTTCAACTGTCGAAGTGGACTCCGCGCCGACAGACTCTCGGGAGAATCCATCGGCGCCAGCCACGCAGTCTTGCAATTTAGGCGACGCCGACTGCGTTGCAGAAAACACCGTCGACGAACTAGAAGGCGACATGTCTTCAGCCAACGGCGTGGCTTTGCAAGCCTCTTGGGGGGAAGCTCCGGACGGGCCCCCGGTAGCTAGGGTACAACCTGCAGATGATTTTTCTAGTCCTGACTCTTCTTTCTTATCTTCATCGCACTTTTCTTTGAGCTCTTCAGTAGCACAGCAGCTTGACGCGTCGGTGCCGAACaacgcctcgcctgcagagtcccaggccgcggcgcaggcatcgccgcgtgtgtctgcttcttccccAGAGATTGTTGAAAACCCCAACCAACCATCTCCGTATCCCCGTTCTCCTACTCCTGTCAATACGCATTCtccgcctgcttcgccgGTCTGCCCATCGGTCGCCCCGGATGTTTCATCGAGTGCGGCACCTTCCGCAGGGGCGACGCCCAAGGCACCGGAAcagttttccttctcttcttttggCGACGTTCAGCAGTCAAGTGGGGAGCCCCTCCGCTCGTCCGTGGGTTCCCCGCCTCAGGGCTCTTTGGACCCGCTTGCGTCTTCTGTGTCTTCTGTCGGCGCGCTGTTTCAGCCGCAAGCGGAATGCGCGAGAGAATCGGGCGCTGAAGCGCTGCGAATGTCGCCTGCGGGATCGCCTGCAGTGGATGGGGCGGTacccgcgtccgcgccgatGAAAGCGCCCGTCGTGTGCCCAGAGTACTTCGAAATCTACACTCCCGTCTCCTTTCCGTCAATGGtggaggacgccgagaaTCTGCTCTCTCAACTCCCCGGCTCCGCAGCTGGTTCGCTGCGCAGTTCCCTggtttcttctttctctgctgcatGGGGGGGCAGTCTGCTCCAAAGTCGGCGACAAACGACCAGTTCAGGACCGGCGCTGAGTCTCGGGGGCAACCGAGGCTCCCTCTCGTCTCTCATGGCTGGAAGGTCCTCGGCTTTCTTCCCGTCTCTCAACACCTCGAACCGCCAGTCTCTCGACTCCGCGCTCTCTTCCGGCACCGACACCTCGGATACCGCTGCAGTCTTCCTCAGCCGCCTGCAGAGTGCGGGCGGCGACCCGACACCGGGACCCAGTGCTGCCGGTCTTAACGAAAGTGCTCAAggttcctccgcgcctctcgcgttctGTAGAGCGTCGGGAGAAATGGAGAAGCTCGTCCGCGCATGCCGCCAGGCGTCTTTCGAGGGGAGCTTGCTCCAGGCGCCTCTGGCCGCGCTGAAGACGGCAGACACGAAGGTGACAGAGAGGCTTCCGCGCACTGTGAAGACTGCACACCTTGCCTCTCCCGTCGAGGGAGCGAAGGAAACGGTTTCGGAAGTTTTCCACCACGAAGAAAGAAGGCACAGCAGATCGCTGGATcaggaggcagcggaagacgcagTCGGCGAGGGGGAGTTCTCGCATCTTTTGGCTgatgctgctgcagagaTGCGAGAGGGCGAAAGAAGGcgggagcgaggagaaggaaatcgaggagcgtctcctcgcgcgaggcAAGAAGACGATGAGCATCTCCAGAGTTTTCTTCACCAAGTGTCCTCGCTTCTCAAtcgaagcgaaggcgccctGTCTCGTGACACCACCGAGAAACAGCGCGGGGAGTCCACAGGCAGAAGGCGGTTGTCTATGCCAGGATTTCTCGGCTCTCAAGCCCCAGAACATTTTTCGGATTCGCGAAACCGCGAGGCCTCCATGCCCCACCTCAGCCGaaaagagggcgacgaggagtgGCGCTTCTCGGGTTTGAGCGCACTGCGTGAGAGCGAGAACGCCAAGCCGTCGCCAAGCCGTTTCGACCGCGGGACGGGGCACCATGGAGCCCAGCGGCAGTCGCCGGAAGGGTCTCTTGCGTGGCATGCTGGCGAAGCGCCCGACGCCAATGATTCGCATCTGTCTTCACATCAAGTTCGCAAATACCTGGGAACGGGCATGCACGCGGTGGAGGGCTCTGAGGCAGCTTCCGGAGCGACCCGAcaggagagcggagaagTACTCTATCCTTTGGTGTTTGAGTACGAAAGAGATCTCGACAGCATTCTTGAGGGTCTCTCTGGTTCGCAGCACGTCCGcctggaggacgcgcgccggTTTCCccagagcgaggagacggaggcgaagcgggccgcttcttcttgctcTTCCCGCGAGGTCAATGCCGAATCCTTGATGCCCAGCAAGGTTGCAATCTTCGACTCACAGCGCCTCACAGGCCGAGGCGTGTCTCCGCGGATACACGAGGAGACCCGCCTGGTGCTGGGCGTCCAGAGCTTGGGCGACAGGTACCGCCAGCGCGGactgcgcctcgctgcaaACTTCGCCGCTCCGGAGGTCTCGGCGAACGCTGCGCTAAAACCTGTTTCAGAACTGCGAAGGACGCCGCGAAACCctgagctgcgcgccgcgaacgtCGCGCAGCGACCCGAAAGTCGCTCTCCTAGTCGCCCTGCAGTCACGAGGTGTCCAGTGAGCCACGGTCGCCCCTCTGCTTCCTTGTGGAGCCCCGGCGCACCGCAGCCAGCTCTCGCCCCGACTGAGGGCGTCACGGGGCCGCAAGGCTCCCCCGTCTGCGCCCTGCCTGGTCCCGGTGGGCTCGTCCCCTCcccgtctccttcttcgctcaTGCCGCCTTCTTGCCTTCCGCCCTACGACCCGacccgaggcgcgccgccgcagcctgttTGGTCCCCGCCGTTGGCAATTtactcgtcgccgcctcctcttcccgGGTGGGTCGTCGCCCaccctcctccgtctccgcctccgccttgtTCTCCCTCGTCATCGGCGTCAGTGAACGGAGAAAGCGACGAGGtgcggtcgccggcggccgcgtctccgtcgtcaGCCTCGAGCCAGGGCGAGATGCCGGTGTGGGGCTCCTGCGCAGATCAGACAGGCGCGCTGTTTGtgagcggcgaggagcttTCGCAGCTTTGGAAGGAAGCGAGATACAGCACCGCTCTCCTCGACTACGTCTCCGCGATCTTCCGGCGCATGACGGAGTTCCGCAGCCTGTTGTCTACCGAGCGAAGCGGGACGGAGCCCTACCGCCCCGCGCCACCGGCCCCCGGCGCCGGTGGCGGGGCAGGCGAGAACCagaaagacgccgaggagctcgTCGGCGAGAGGGAGATTGCAGACTTTTGGATGGCCTACGCGTCTCTTCAAAGCGACCCTTACGTGCACGGGGTCCAGCCGAGTGCTTCGCGGGGGTCGGCGAACTCGTCCACGGTCCCGCCTGTCGAACTGCACCTCGACGCGGGCCGCTTGGCTCGCGTTGTCGGCGGGCCGAGCGGGCTCCTGGATCTCGTCCGCTTCACACGCCTTGTCGCGTTGATGGATGGGGACATTCCTCACAGCTtgcagagcgccgccggcctcctgcggcttcgcctcaTCTTTCTCTACTTCTCCGACCTGCCgatcgcctccgcgcggctgcggacgcgcgagcaAGGCCCCGGCGGCCACATTCTCGAGCCGGAGCTCGCTGACCATAGGCGAGTCGGAGCAGAGAAGAAGTCGAAACTTGTGGAGTGGAGGGAGTGGAACTGGCAAGGCTTCAGGCACGCGCTTCTGCACACCCCGGCTGTCACAC AAGGTGGAGTGGCGTCGTGCCCGTCGTCGCTCCAGGCCGCACTGACAGCTCTCGGGAAGTCGGGGCGTTGCGTCGCGACTTTTGCGGACTTTCACGCTCTCGTGGCCAGGCTGATTGTGAG GGGCACGTCGCGCCTGTTTCGCATCAACCTGTTTCGAATGGATAACGGCGCAGAAGGGCCTCAGCGCGTTCCTCGCTTCCCTCTCGAGAGTCTGCCGTATCCCCCCGCGATCATTCGTCGCCGCATCGTCTGCTGCACCGTCCCCGAGTGTCCCTGTCAACAgggcggcgcgtgtgcgaccgccgcggccgccgaggcgagggccgctggcgcccaGGGCCCGCTGGGGCGCCAaccgcgggcctccgcctcgtggATCGGTCAGCACGACCTTGAAGCGAGCCCAGTTGACACGGACCCGAATGCCTTGCGCGTCCAGTCGCTTACTCTCCCTGGCCCCAGCGTCCCTTCTGTGTCTCCTCCAGCCCTCCTTCCTCAGGCGTCTCAGGCTGCGGTCTTGCCGCCGcttcccgccgcgcccgtcgcctccatGCAGCTCGCACTTCCCAGTCGCGTTCTTCCAGCGACGCTACCTCTGCATGCAGTGCAGGCGTCCCCGCTGCCCCGTCCCGTCCTCCTGCAAGCAGCGAGTGTccttcgtccgccgcctgtGGTTCCGCCGCTTGGGGCGCCGGTTATCCTCCAGGGCCCGAAGGAGATGATCCCCGCTCTGCTTCAGCGAGCGAGCTTTGTCTCCAacgtctccgtcgctccaAGCctggacggcgccgcggctcctcctctgcagcacGTGTATCCCCCCTCTGGAGTAGTCGCCGCGGGGCCTCGGCGAGAAGGGCCGGCAGGCGTGTtgttgcatgcgcagaaTTTTCTggtgcctgcgcctctccgccttccgGCACCCTCGTCTtgctctgcgtcctccgctctGCCGGCCTCTGGGCCCCCTCTGGGCGCAGCgttccgcggcgaggagacaggcgcggccgTGCCATTTCCgtcggcgccggaggagaacTGCAGCTCTGTGCACGTCTATTCCGACGAGgtgtcctctcttcttctgcctttcCCAGAGCCTCTCCTGGGGGCAGGCTCGCCCGCTGAGGCGGGAGCGCTGAGAGGCGgactcgccgcagcgaacgCAGGCGGGCCTCCAGGctcagcggaggcggggcgtGGAGAGACCTTCGGGGACAGATTTGGAGAGCCCCACATGGTCGGCAAccactgcggcgcggcggctcacGACCGCACGCTCCCCGAGAGCCTCGGCAAGCACGCGGAGGGAAGCGGCCAGCTGCATTTCTTTTccccttctctcgcgctgtcTGGGCAGACGCTTGATTCTCCAAagttctctgcggcgcctgcgctcgacCGACGGGCGCTGTGCGCCCCAcagcgtgtctctgcggcgagcgccgcggccgcagaggggTCCGCGCCCCGCGGGCTCGAGGGCCTTCCGCCGGGGGCCCGCCTGGTGGCCGAGGTCTGCTACGAAGCGCGGCACAAGCAGTTCTTCGACTCGGTTCACTTGGTCGGGTCTGACCTCAAGAGTCTCCCTGTCCTCGGAGTGAGAGAGTTTGACGAGGAGACTGGCCGCCTGAAGCCAGACGCGGAGCACCTCGAAGACAGGGACGGCGCTAGGGGGACAGCAGTGCGCTGCCCCAGCACGCGGAAAACTCTCCTCGACCCCGGAGCTCAGCGGGAGGACTCGATCTCGCCGCGGTCCGCGTTCCTGCCTCCCGCAGCCCCGTCCCTGCCCTCCAGCACTGCACTCcagcccggcggcgccgagaggcaACTTTTGAAGCTTGCGGGGAGCGGCGCTGCTGACGAATCCTCTCTTCCGGGGCCTGTGGGGGGCCTTGTgatcgccgcgacgcccctggccgcgcctgcctcttcgcgcttATCTGGCTACGTGtttccgcctcgcgtgcCGTCTCTGGCGCAGAGTCTCGCCTGCGAAAAAGAGCCCAGGACTCTGAGTCCccagctccgccgcggcgcgttcgcgccagcagacaaaccgctgcttcctcggcCTCTCAGATCTGCCTGTCCAGGCagctcgacggcggcgctgcacacacagtccgccgcgtcgctgagCTCCCTTCGAGATCCGCGtgcggcaggcagcgcggacgCCCGCTTTTCCTCGACCTCGAACGTcccttccgcgtctcccgaGACTGGAGAACCCGCTGTTCtagcgcggccgcgcctggcttcgccggcagcccACTCGCCTCTGCACGTTCAtcgcccttcgcggccgGAGAAGACAGTCGGGGACCTGAGGCGCTTGACCCCCGGCGAACGCCAGCCCGAGAgtccgcgggcgacgaggcgggaAGAGAGCAAAGAGCAGAGTGTCGGGCGTTTGGGGCCGGCTGGGACAGCGATCGACATGCCGCACAGagaagcgcctgccgcggacaaggcgtctgcagagcgACGTCAGTTTTGCTCGGCGCCCggagcgggcggcgagggaaggagagaggcgctggagaagaccttgcgtgtgcatgcatcctCCCATGGGCCTTCGGTCTCGACTACCACGAAGGAGACCGCGGGCACCCGTAGAGAAGCGAATGGCGAGGGTGAGGGAatcctcgcgcctgcggagcgTGACGGCCTGGAAAGAGGTCTTCGTCTTGCTGGATTCGAGAGGTACTGcatcctgcagcgcctgcgaggtgccgctcctcgcgcgccgcaggagagcGCGTCAGGAAGCGAGGACGTGCGCGGACTCTTTCTCCGCTACGAGCTCGGCCGCACCGAGAGCGACTTAGCTGAAACTCTCTTTGCCCCGTTCCTGTATaccttctgcttcctccttgAGCGCCAGACGAGTCAGCAAAGGACGCTTGCGTCGCATGGCCTCCCTCTTTCCTCTCAGTCGCCTAGCCAGCCGCAGTCGCCTTCTCTTTATGCGCTGGGCGTCCTGCGCGTACTCCAGGACGCCTACGCGCTTCTCACGCAAGCAGCCACAGTGCACTCCCCTGCTTCGTCTCCACCCGCTTCGCTCGCGgactctcgcgcctgcgaagTCGCGCTGGAAtttgcctcgcgcgtcgctcagCAGCTCAGTCCTGCGCCTTTCCGCCCAggtcgcctcgtcgcgttcctctgctgtctccaTTGGTTGCGGGAACGCGGACGCACGGCGAAAAGCCACCTGGGCGCGGGGgcccgagagagagacattGAAGAAGAGGATCGCGAGACGGGCTACTCGCTGCTGCCTTATCTGCCAttctctctcggcggcgtGACGCCCGAAGCCAGGGaagtcgccctcgtcgtcggctcGAGTGTCCGCGTCGTCATGCGACACCTTGAGCTTCTCGGCTTCGACTTctcgtctcccgcgctgGCAGGCCCCAGCACAGGCGACAAAGAGCGTTCGAGAGAGACTAGCGGCGCGCATCCCATATGCGAGGAAGCTTCCGATTCGGAGAAGGAAGCAAACGTCAGCTGCCACGAGACTGTCCCTGTGAAGAACTTCGTTAAGCCTTCGTGCATCCCGACAGACGACCAGTTCGAGCGGCGCatggcgacgaggacgacggcgggaGACGCCCGGGGGTGGAGTGCGCTGAGTGCGGCGACCTCGCACTTTGGGGAGCCCGGGAGGTTGAACAGCCGAGACGAAAGTCATCTTACACGCTTCTTTTCTACCTCGCGCCAAGGATCACGCGTGTCGAcggaagccgcggaggacagcAACGTCCGCGAAActctgcagggcgcggcTCCAGCTCTCTCTTCATGTCTCGCATCTGCaccggccgcggcctcgcggccggcggcgcctgcctcctccttccctcctctgccgcctgtctcttcgtctttcttgCGGCACGCGCTGCCCAAGCGTGGCCCGAGCGTGGGGGAGAACGAACGGGAGAGGTCTCTCGGgttcgcgtccttcgccAGCGTCGAGAGCCTGCaggagccgcgcccgcgatcccgcggaggcgaaccTACCTTCACCAATGCCACGGCGCAAGCGGCGCttggcgcggcggagcgcgagACTTGCAGGCGGACTCGCCGAGAAGCCGGCAGACTCGAGGGCGACGTCGAGGgggaagacgcgaagacaGGAGAGGACATAGAAGGTGCAGACGAAGCGGGGCGACACATCTCAGCCTCCGCACGACGGGAGAAAACGAGCTTCCTTCCCACACTGCATCCCCTCCTGCCAGAGTTGGGGTTGCGTGCTGTTGCGCagggcgctggcgcgtcctcctcgcgcctctcctccagAGCGAGCCGGAGCGGATCTGCGATGGACGACGGgcgtctcgtctccgcgtccttcttCGCAGGGTGTCAAGAAAACGCGGGGGCGTGTGCCTCAACAGAAAGTCTTCAGgagcgcagctcgcgcagtGCGTCGGCCGCAACCGCAGGCGCTTGCGAGAGTCTTCCAGATATACAGCCCTCGGACGGActtccgcgccgtcgcctgacGCCAAACTCGCCTCAAGAACCCGCTCACATCGCCTCCGTCGCATTCTCGTCCTCGCAGGGGCGTCACGTGTCTCAGTCTACCGATAGAATTTCGGGGGGtttcgcggcgcgcttcgAGGAGAACCcaggccttctcgccgcgcccgcgcccacccgcgaggcaggcgacatCGTGGcgcttcgttctctctcgtccGTAGCGAGCGCGAATTCGTCGCGATTGGCTGGCGACCTGGAGGCTGCACGCGCAGCCCTGCCTCCGTCTTCCGAACGCGGCGCGGAACGAGAGAGAATCGGCAAGCGACACGACGAGCTTCGCCAccacggcgcggcgcgaacaCACTCGTCCCAATCGCTTCTCTCAGCCTCTGTGGGATCGCGTGTACACGACATCCCTGAGACGCCGCCCCTGCGCGACTGCGGTCTCAcgtcgcgcagcggcaggctcGAACGCGGGTGTCCGACCCTAGTGGAACTTCTCAACggtgcggcgagcgccgaaagCCTTCtcagcgcctctcgcttctcgGACTGCGGGAGACAGGGCAGTTTTGGCtcgcaggagagagacgcccgcgcaggGCTTGGTGAAGAGGCCGCAAAGCCGCACAGTGACACGAGAGCAGGTAACTCCAAGAGAGCCGAGGAGGACCTGGCCTCCTCGCAGCCTTCAGAGGAGAgagcttcttccgccgcccgcgacgggAAAATATCGCTCAGCGAGCCTCATCGCAGCTCACTCCCcctgcgccggtcgcccAGCGTCGTGGTCCGGACCCCGCCGGCCGCGGGGCTGGGGGAGAGGCTCGAGGCGGGAGACAGGGGACAGGTGGGggtgcgaggcggagaacgagGAGGTGCAGGCAgtcagaggaggagacagggcaGTGGCGAGAGCGACGTAGACGCGTCTTTttcgggcgcgtcgcctctggaAGCAATTCTGGACGCCGAGAGGGAActgtctctcggcgtccCGCTGTCGCTGGCCTACGCGTCTGCACATAGCCACACCCCGCGCCGGGACGAGGATTCCAGATCGAGGGGGCCGCACGTTGAGCTGCGAGGACAGGAGACAGGAAATGGACAGGTTGACAGCGCGACTCCTCCGtactcgccttctgcgctgtCTGGCAGCTTGGCGGAGTTCTTCCTGGGCGTGCGGCAGTCCTCGTCGGCTTCCCTGCCCTGCTTTGACTGCGCCGCCTTGCCGCCGCAACTCtactcgcctctctcgctgaaCGTGAGTcaagagacgcacgcgagagaagagaagcacgGTGAGGCTGCGTCCCTGCCGGGGCAGATGCTTTTCCACTCGATTCCCGAGCGACCACCGCCTCACGTAGAGATCCTGGCTCAtgacgaagagagcgagcgacgGGCGAACAGCTTTGAAGACACGACTGCGCAAGAGGGAAGGGAGGAAGCCACCATGCCTCTGTCCCCCGTTATCAGTGCCGTCTCTGCGGAAGATTCGCGCGCGGGGACTGCTGCTGAGCTGTGTGTGTCTCTACCGGATGTGACTCCGAGAGCGCACCCTCGGACTCCAtcgctggcggcctcggttccttcgctctccctctcctccgcctccgggactggagcgcccgcgcgaggcgccgctgaagcccactctgtctcgccgctggaggcgtcgctttcttccCTTGTAGAAATTTACTCCGACCGAAAGACACCCCACAGCGAGTTGCCGACGCCCATGaggcaagaagaagcgagcgccgaggcggcaaAGAACGAGGACAACGCTTGCCATCTCGTAGGGATTTGTGGGGAAgttgcggcgccgccctccagtCTCCAGCGTCTTGTGGGAAGCCGGAACAATCTcgaggcgccgagagacGGAGACATTCAaggagcgacagcggcgatcgcgcacgcagcagccgcacagGCCTTCAAAGCAGCCCTCGAAAATGAAACGTCCCGGTGCCTACAGGCAGGGCGTCTCGcagtcgccgctgcagcggctgcggcggccgcaggcatGTGGGACAGACAAAAAAGAGAGGGAGGTGAAGAGCGCGAAACCGAGCAgagtgaagaggaggaggaagaccgGGAGAGGCACCAGGCGCGGAGTACTGCTCCATCCTTCTGGGCAAAaagaagcgccgctgcggctgcgcaaagcgaaggcgacggcgcgccagagGAGGTAGCGAGCACGAAGAGAGACCGAGACGAGTTCGTAACGCcacaggcgagcgagaactGTGACATTGGCAGCTTTTCAGACGGGGCTCCGGACGCCCTTTCAGAGGGTACGACGGTGGAGGCGCACGCTGCcccccgcagccgccaggcggCCGAAGATCACgaaaacgagagagaagTGTCTGCGTTGACGGTTTTGGAGGCCTCAGCACGCGCGCAGGGGCGCCCCGCGGAAGCTGACGCTTtggaggagggaggcagTGGAGCCGGTGACTCCCTCGGTCTGAGCCGGTTGAGTCAGCTGACAACGACGCCAAAACTCGAGACGCCCAGCAGCGATGCGACTGGAGACGTCGCTCAGGACGGAAAAGCGGGAAAACCTGACACCACGCGAGAAGTCTACAGAGGCGGCAAGTtgggcgagggcgcagagcgaggcgatATCTTTGGCAGGCACTCGTGGAACCTGACTGTGTCGACAGACGATGCCCAtgacggcgaagagaccgGACGCCGCGAAAGAGTGAAGGGCCCGTTTTCGGCTTCGCTCCACACGCACGAAGAAGTCGATAACGAGGACGTGAGCCCCTCTCCCGACCTCCTCATCGCAGCAGAGCAAAActga